The Paenibacillus yonginensis genome segment ACATATCAAGAGAATTCCTTGACAAATCTTTGATATGATCGGTATAATTATTTTTGTTTGTTTGGAGTGATGATCATGCACTTTCAATTTCGCAAAGTAGCATCCGCCGAAGGGCCGACAAAGTTTCACGAGTCTTTGGATGTATCGGATTTGATCAAGGGCCGCAAGGACGTTTCCTCGATTGCTCCGCTGGTGTCCGACCTGCAGCTGTATGCTGCCGGAGAGGATATGGTGGATGTTACAGGGACGCTGAAGACAGAGCTGCACGTAGCCTGCTCCAGATGCCTTACGCCCGTCGCCCGTGTCATTGATATCGACTTTAAGGAACGGTTTATACATGGACAGGAACCCGAGCAGGAACAAGACCTGGATGACAATGCCATCTATGTTGAAGACGAGAGTGTGGATCTCGTCCCCTACTTGGAGGAGAGTTTGATGCTGAATCTTCCGTTTGCGGTAGTCTGCAAGGACGATTGCAAGGGACTTTGCCCGGCATGCGGGACCAATCTCAACGAGCATGATTGCGGCTGCGATACAACTGCCGTTGATCCGCGCCTTGCGGCACTCAAAGATTTCTTTAAATGATAATTGCTGAAACACGCCTATAGGGTTGACTTAAATAAGGAGGTGGGAATCATGGCAGTACCTCAACGGAGAACGTCCAAAACGCGCCGCGACAAACGCCGCACGCATTTCAAATTGGCTGTACCGGGTATGGTAAAATGCGAACAATGTGGAGAATTGAAACTTGCTCACCACGTATGCAAAGTTTGCGGAACATACAAATCGAGAGAAATCATCAAAGCTTAGTTTTAAAGCTAAAGCTTCGTGAAGATCAGATTTAAGCCTGCGGGCGGTCCGATTCGGTGAAGACCGGTTTGGCCGCTGCTGGATAAGAAGAACAGCGCTTCACCTGACGGTGAAGTGCTGTTCTTTTGTTTGTTCAGCAAACGGTATGCGGGTTACTTCATATGGGGCGCTGCGCTGCCAAGGAAGCTGGGGAGTCGAAGTGATCATGAGGGGGCAGCCGGGAAACGGAAATTGCCGGGCGTTCCCTTTCTTTTTGCCGGAGGATGCTTTATACTGGTATTAGTACCTGGTTCTAACCAAGGGATGCGATGCGTGAAGATGATCAAAAATATAAGGCTGACAGCATGCCGGAGCAAAGGCGCTTAACGCCTTTTTGCCAAGAAGGAGGCGGCACCCATAGAACGTTTGCCAAAGAAGGCTCGGCAGCAGAAGCTTGCTTCAATTATAGAAGAAAATCCTTTTGTTACCGATCAGGAGTTGACCAGGCAGCTTAAGGTCAGTATCCAGACAATCCGGCTGGACCGGATGGAGCTCGGAATTCCGGAGCTGAGGGAAAGGCTCAAGCTGATGGCTGAGCGCTCGTACGACACCGTACGTTCGTTGTCGCTGGACGAGGTCATCGGTGAGGTGATTGATCTCCAGCTCGATAAAAGCGGGATTTCCATTTTCGAAATTCGGGAAGAGCATGTCTTCTCGCGGACAGGGATTGCCCGGGGGCATCATGTATTTGCCCAGGCCAACTCTCTGGCTGTTGCTGTGATTAATGATGAGATTGCTTTGACCTCGTCTGCCGACATCCGGTTTGTCCGTTCGGTTCATCTGGGTGAGAAGTGCATTGCCAAAGCTTATGTGCGCTCAGGCCAGGAGAATAAGGCGAAAGCCAAAGTCGAGGTTTTTACTTATGTAGGTGAAGAAATGGTGTTCCACGGTAACTTTATCATTTACCGTTCAGCGACAGGCGAACGGAGTGAAAGGGGGGCCTTGCATGCGGATAGCCATTGATGCGATGGGAGGAGATCATGCTCCTGCAAGCACGGTGGAAGGGGCGCTTGCCGCGGCCAATCAATGGAAAGATGTTGAAATCATTCTCGTAGGCGACCAGGCCGTGCTTGAGCCTTTGCTCAAGGAACGTCCTGCGAATCTGCTGATTCATCATGCCGGCGAAGTGATCGAAAGCGAAGATGAGCCGGTAAAGGCCGTCCGTAGGAAGAAAGACGCTTCTATGGTGGTTGCCGGGCGGATGGTGCGGGAAGGTGCTGCGGAAGCGATGATTTCCGCGGGCAACACTGGGGCGCTTATGACGACCGGTCTGCTTGTAGTTGGGCGCATGGAAGGCATTGAGCGTCCGGGGCTTGCTCCGATGCTGCCGACCATGGACGACAAAGGTGTGCTTGCTCTCGATCTGGGGGCGAACATGGATGCCAAACCCGAACATCTGGTTCAATATGCCCTGATGGGCAGCATTTACCGCCAGAAGGTTCATGGCATGCCTTCGCCGAGAGTAGGGCTGCTCAATGTCGGCACGGAAGAGATGAAGGGGAATGAGCTGACCAAAGCGGCGTACCCTCTGCTTAAGGAGCTTCCTATTCATTTTGTCGGCAATGTCGAATCCAGAGATGTGCTGAGCGGTGCCTGCGACGTGCTGGTGTGCGACGGATTTGCGGGGAATATTCTGCTGAAGGCTCTTGAAGGAACCGCAGGCGCTTTGTTCTCGGTACTCAAGCAGGAATTCAGCAAAAATCTCAAGACCAAGCTGGCGGCAGCGGTCATGATGCCTTCCCTTCGCAATTTGAAGGATAAAATGGACTACAAGGAGCATGGCGGCGCACCTCTGCTTGGGCTAAGCGGACTGGTCATCAAAGGCCACGGCTCGTCTGACGCCGGAGCGATCAAAAATGCGGTGCGCCAGGCTCGCGCAGCACTCCAGAGCAAGCTGACTGAAAGTATTACAAAGGAAATAACCGGGAGAGTGATACAGGGATGAATTTAAGGCCGGTAGGGATTGTCGGAACAGGCATGTATGTGCCCGAGAAGGTATTGACGAACGCCGACTTGGAAAAGATGGTGGAAACAAACGACGAATGGATTGTATCCCGGACCGGGATTCGTGAACGGCATATCGCTGCTCCTGAACAAGCGACATCGGACATGGCTTATGAAGCGGCTGTCCGCGCTTTGGACAAAGCGGGACTGGCTGCGGAAGAGCTGGATTTGATTATCGTGGCCACCATTACTCCGGATATGGCTTTTCCTTCCACGGCCTGCATTCTGCAGGAGAAGCTGGGGGCAAAAAAAGCGGCGGCTTTTGACCTGTCCGCGGCGTGCTCGGGGTTTGTCTATAGTCTGGCAACAGCCGTTAATTTCATCGGAAGCGGCATGTACGGCAATGCGCTGGTGATCGGTGCGGATACATTGTCCCGCATCACAGACTACACGGACCGGAACACATGCGTGCTGTTTGGTGACGGCGCGGGTGCAGTTGTGCTTGCACCGGTTCCTGAAGGCCGAGGGTTTAAATCTTTTGACCTGGGGGCAGAAGGAGCGGGAGGTCCTTTGCTGAATCTGGAGGCAGGCGGTTCCAGACTTCCTGCATCGGAGGATACCGTTAAGAATGGTAAACATTTTATTTATATGAACGGCCGGGAAGTGTTCAAATTTGCGGTACGCGTGATGAGCACGGCCACTGACGAAGTGCTTCGCAAAGCGGGTTTCAGCAAAGAGGACATTGACTTGTTCGTTCCTCATCAGGCGAATATCCGGATCATTCAATCTGCTATGCAGCGTCTCAATCTGCCCGAGGAGAAATGTGTGATCAACGTGGATAAATACGCCAATACTTCAGCGGCTTCGATTCCGCTTGCTCTGGTTGAGGCTGCTGAAGCGGGACGAATCAAGGAAGGCGACAAGGTGCTGCTGGTTGGCTTCGGCGGCGGTTTGACCTGGGGGGCGGCAACCATCGTCTGGTAAACCGGCCAACTCGATACAAGGGAGTAAAGGAGTAGACGAAATGGGGAAAATCGCATTTGTTTTTCCGGGACAGGGTTCCCAAACGGTTGGAATGGGCAAAGATATGTATGATGCTTCCGAGGTCTCAAAAGCATGGTTTGAGAAAGCGGACGACGTTCTTGGGTTCCGGTTGTCCAATTTGATCTTTGGAGGTCCTGAACAGGAGCTCAAAAAAAACGGCCAACACGCAGCCTGCGCTCTTGACAACCAGCTATGTGCTGCTGCAAGCTTTATTGGCGGAAGGTGTGAAAGCCGATTATGCGGCCGGTCACAGCCTCGGCGAATATACAGCCTTAACGGCTGCAGGGGTATTGTCCTTTGAAGACGCTGTAGCGCTGGTTCGGGCAAGAGGCGAGTTTATGGAGCAGGCGGTGCCAAGCGGCCAAGGAGCAATGGCGGCTGTGCTTGGCGGAGAACGCGAAGCGCTTGCCGGGCTTTGTGCCGATATTAGCGCCACAGGCGAACCGGTAGAGCTGGCCAATGTGAACTGTCCGGGACAAATCGTCGTTTCCGGCAGTGCGGCCGGTGTAGGCGCCGTCGTTGAGCGAGTGAAGGAAATCGGCGCAAAACGGGCTATCCCGCTGGAAGTAAGCGGTCCGTTCCATTCTTCTTTGATGAAAGAAGCCTCGCTCAAACTCGGGGACAAGCTTGCAGCGGTTCAGATGAAGGAAGTTCAGCTCCCGGTTGTGTTTAACGTAACTGCCGCACCGCTGGCAGAAGGACAGGAGATTGCCTCGCTGCTGGTAGAACAGGTTTATTCTCCGGTTCTATGGGAAGACAGCGTTCGTTATTTGATCGGGCAAGGAGTAGATACGTTCGTTGAAATCGGTCCGGGCAGTGTTCTGGCCGGCTTGATCAAGAAGATCGATAAATCTGTGCGCACCGTGAATGTCAACAGTCTGGAGAGCGTCAAGCAGGCGGTAGAAGCGCTGAATTCATAATTCATAATCATAATTCATAGTTAACCTCGTCCCTTCTTGACCATGGATTAAATGTCCTGCGTAAGCTTGAAGCGGCAATCCCGCCTGACGGCGGCTTAGCCTTGGCTGGCGGGCGTTTCAGGCTGCAGCAGCACCTTGGCCGATCGAGGCCGAAGGAGCAGGCTGACCGATTGTCCTGTACATACGGCAGCGATTAGGCGATAATATTTAAGTTCACGAAAGGAGACCCTATTTCATGACGAAGTCTCTTGAAGGCAAGTCGGCGCTTGTGACTGGCGCTTCCCGCGGGATTGGGCGCAGCATCGCTTTGGCGCTTGCCGAAGCAGGTGCGAATGTGGCAGTCAATTATGCGGGGAATGAAGCGGCGGCAGCCGGCGTAGTCAGCGAAATTGAGGCGATGGGCGTCAAGGCGTTTGCGGTTCAAGGCCATGTCGGAGACAGCAAGCAGTTTGAAGAAATGGTCAGCCGTACGCTTGAAACGTTTGGCAGCATTGACATTTTGGTCAATAACGCCGGAATTACCCGTGACAATCTCATTATGAGAATGAAGGAAGAGGATTTCGACAAGGTGATCGAAACGAATCTGAAAGGCGTGTTTAACGGCGTAAAAGCCGTAACCCGTCCGATGATGAAGCAGCGTTCCGGCCGGATTATCAACATTTCTTCGGTTGTCGGCTCCACCGGCAATCCGGGACAGGCGAATTACGTTGCCGCCAAAGCCGGTGTTATCGGCCTGACCAAGACGGCAGCTCAGGAGCTGGCTTCCCGAGGCATTACCGTGAACTGCGTATCTCCGGGTTTTATCGGTACCGATATGACCGATGAACTGCCGGAAGAGATCCGGACCAAGATTCTGGGCCAGATTCCGTTGTCGCGTCTCGGCAGACCAGAGGAAGTAGCCAGGGTTGTTTTATTCCTGGCTTCGGACGATGCCAGCTATATGACTGGACAAACCCTCCATGTGGACGGCGGAATGTACATGTAATCTCGCTTCGTCACATGAGTTTCACAGACTATGGCATTTTAACTTCAATTCTCGTATAATACCATGGAGGAGGTGAACCGGATGTCCGATGTATTTGAACGCGTAAAACGCATCGTTGTGGACCGTTTGGGTGCCGACGAGGCTGAAGTTACGCTTGAAGCGTCTTTTAAAGACGATTTGGGTGCTGATTCTCTCGACGTAGTTGAATTGGTTATGGAACTCGAAGACGAATTCGATCTGGAAATTTCAGATGAAGATGCAGAGAAGATTACGACCGTAGGTGAAGTTGTAAATTACATACAATCTCATACCTAAGTCATCTAAAAGTCCCGTACCTCCTTTTTAGCAGGCGGGACTTCTCCTCATTTTTATCGCCTTTTCAAGAGAATCACAGCAAATGACTATAATAATGACGACAATATTGCACATGACGTCTATACGAGGTGAGTGTGTTTGAAACATAGAGTAGTAGTAACGGGCATGGGAGTTGTAACGGCCCTTGGAGAAGATTTGAATACCTTGTGGGACAACCTGATGGCAGGCAAGTCGGGCGTCAGCCTGATCGAAGCCTTTGACGTCAGCGAGTATCCTACTCGTATTGCTGCTTCCGCCAAAGATTTTAACCCTGAGAATTATATGGACCGCAAGGAAGCCCGCAAGATGGATCGTTTCGTTCAATTTGCGGTAGCAGCCGGCTCCATGGCTCTGAAAGACAGCGGCCTTGAAATCGGCGGCAACGTTGACGCAGAACGGATCGGAGTTTCGATTGGTTCCGGCATCGGTGGTCTGGGTACTTGGGAAGATCAGCACAATATTTTGCTTGAAAAAGGCCCGAAACGGGTCAGCCCGTTCTTTATTCCGATGATGATCGCCAACATGGCGTCCGGCCAAATGTCGATCATGTTCGGAGCTAAAGGACCAAATACAACGCAGGTAACGGCCTGTGCAACCGGCAGCCATGCGATTGGCGACTCCATGCGCCTGATTCAGCGCGGGGATGCGGATGTGATGATCTGCGGCGGAGCGGAAGCAACGATCCGTCCAACGGGTCTCGCTGGCTTCTGTTCGATGCGCGCAATGTCTACCCGCAATGATGAGCCGGCGAAAGCCAGCCGCCCGTTTGATACGGACCGCGACGGTTTTGTTATGGGCGAAGGCTCCGGGGTACTGGTGTTGGAATCGCTGGAGCATGCCGAGGCCCGCGGAGCCAAGATTTATGCTGAAGTCATCGGCTACGGCTTGAGCGGGGACGCCCATCATATGACGGAGCCCGATCCGGACGGTGCGGCACGCTGCATGAAGATGGCGATCCGCGATGCCGGCATCGAGCCTAGCGAGATTGATTATATCAATGCCCATGGCACATCGACGCCAGTAGGCGACCGTTCTGAAACGAAAGCGGTTAAAGCGGCTCTTGGCGATCATGCTTATAAAGTAGCTGTAAGCTCAACGAAGTCGATGACGGGTCACTTGCTTGGTGCTGCCGGCGGTGTTGAGGCGGTCATTTGCGGATTGGCATTAAACCATGGCGTAATCCCTCCAACGATCAACCTGGACAACCAGGATCCGGAATGCGATCTGGATTATGTCCCTAACACACCAAGACAAGCGGATCTAAAGGTGGTTATGTCGAACTCCTTCGGTTTTGGCGGCCACAATGCCACCATTATTCTGAAGAAATTTGAAGCGTAAGGGAGTTTAGTCTGTTGAATGGAGATCTGAAGCAATTACAGCATAAACTTCATATTCAGTTCCACGACCGGCTGCTGCTGAAACAGGCTTTTACCCATGCGTCTTACGTAAATGAACATCGGTTCAGCCAGCATGCCGATAATGAACGGCTTGAATTTCTGGGTGATGCTGTGCTGGAGCTAACCGTTTCGGAATATCTGTATAGACTGTTTCCGGATCGTCCGGAAGGCGAGTTAACCAAACTCCGGGCGGCCATTGTCTGCGAGCCTTCGCTGGTGAAGCTGGCGGAGAGTCTCGAATTCGGACAATATGTGCTGCTAGGCAAAGGAGAAGAGCTGACCGGCGGCCGAACAAGACCCGCGCTGCTTGCGGACGTATTTGAATCGTTTGTGGGGGCGCTGTATCTCGATCAGGGGCTTGAGAGAGTTAAGGTTTTTCTGGATCAGCATGTGTTTCCGAAACTGGAGCTCGGCGGTGGCAAAATGCAAATTACCGACTACAAAACGGAGTTGCAGGAGCTTACTCAGCATCATAATCTGGGAGCGCTCGAATACCGGATTGTAGAGGAACGAGGGCCGGCTCATGAGCGGGAATTTGTATCTGAGGTGTTTATGGAAGGACGGAGTCTCGGCCGGGGAACCGGACGCTCGAAGAAGGAAGCGGAGCAGCAAGCTGCTGCGGTCGCCCTAAGAGAGCTTAGCTCGATTGAACAATAATTTGGAAGGCGCCTTCTCTTAGGAGAGGCGTCTTTTTCGTCCAGCACCGATTGCGGACCACGGGGTTTCTATTTTGATGATCCGTGGTGGAAACGGGTCGGCAGCCCTGTATTTGATCTGCAGCCGATTTTCTTGCAGCGAATGTCCAAAAGTGGTGGAAACCTGTGGTACAATAGGCTTTAGAGGTGATAGGGGACGTATGTTTTTGAAGAGGATAGAATTGGCCGGTTTTAAATCGTTCGCCGATAAAACGGAAATGGAATTTGTACGCGGCATTACGGCCGTAGTTGGACCCAATGGGAGCGGAAAAAGCAACATTTCCGACGGCATCCGCTGGGTGCTGGGCGAGCAAAGCGCCAAGTCGCTGCGCGGCGGCAAAATGGAGGATATTATTTTTGCCGGAAGCGACGCCCGCAAAGCGGTCAATTATGGAGAAGTATCCCTGACGCTGGACAACAGCGATCAGGCGCTTCCGCTGGATTTCAGCGAAGTAACGGTGACCCGCCGTGTTCACCGCAGCGGGGACAGCGAATATTTGATCAACAAACAGCCTTGCCGCCTGAAGGATATTACGGAGCTGTTTATGGATACCGGCATCGGCAAGGAAGCTTATTCGATTATCGGACAAGGCCGGATCGAAGAAATTCTGAGTACCCGTTCAGAAGACCGGCGGGGCATCTTTGAAGAGGCCTCGGGGATCGTGAAATACAAGTCCCGCAAGAGGGAAGCCCGCAAGAAGCTTGATGATACCGAGCAGAACCTGCTGCGGATTCATGACCTTGTTACCGAGCTTGAGGACCAGATCGGACCACTCAAGGAGCAGTCGGAGAAGGCGCTGCATTATAAAGAGCTGCGCAGCCAGCTCAAGGATAAAGAGATTTCGCTTTATATCCATCAAATCGAGCAGATTCACAAGTCTTGGAGCGAAGCGAACAGCAAGCTGGAGTCGCTGCGTGAAGAGCAGGCGGGGCTGGCGGCGATCGTTTCGGCGCATGATGCCAAGCTGGAGACGGAACGCTCCGCTCTTCGCAAGGTGGAGGAAGAGCTGGAAGCGCTGCAGCACAATTTGCTGGAGTACAGCCAAAACTTTGAGAAAAGCGAAGGCTACCGCGAGGTCCTGAAAGAGCGGCATAAGAACCTTACACAAAATCGCCAGCAGCTGTTGGAAACGCTGGGCGCCAGCGAAGAGATTTTCAAACGGCGGATGGAAGAGTTCGAATATGTGAAGCAGAAATATGAAACGGCCAAAGCGAATCTGGAAGAAGTACGGGCCATTCTTTCCGCCGAGGAGGCCAAGCTTGTCGGCGTCACCGGGGGAATCAGCAGCGCCCAGGAAGAGACGCTGAAAGGCGACCTGCTGCGGATTATGAACGACATGGCGCAGGCGCGAAATGACATTCGCAGTGGAGAACAGCAGAAGGAAGCGATCCAGCGCCGAATGTCCCGCTCCGAACAGGACGGCACCAAATGGCGCGAAGAGCAGGCCAGACTGCTGGCGGCCAAGCAGGAGCTTGAGAAGGTGCTCGAGCGTCATGCGAAAGAAATTGCCGAGCTGCGCAGCGGTTATATCACAGGCAGCGAGAAGGTCAATTCCCTGCAGAAGCTGCTGGAGGAAAGCCGCGAGAATTTGCGGCGCTGGGAGCAGAAACGCGAAGCCCTGGTATCCCGCCGCGACACGATGAAGGAAATGCAGGATGATTATGACGGCTTTCAGCACGGCGTTAAAGAGGTGCTCAAGGCCGCGCGCAAATCGGTTCTCCATGGGGTACATGGCGCAGTAGCCGAGCTGATGAACGTACCGGAGAGAATCGAACTTGCGGTGGAAACAGCGCTTGGCGCAGCCATGCAGCACATTGTCATGGAGAATGAGCAGGTATCCCGGCAGGCCATTACGTTTCTGAAGCAGCGCCAGCTGGGCCGTGCTACATTCCTGCCGCTGGATGTTATCAGACCGCGGCATATTTCGGAGAGCGA includes the following:
- the fabF gene encoding beta-ketoacyl-ACP synthase II; this translates as MKHRVVVTGMGVVTALGEDLNTLWDNLMAGKSGVSLIEAFDVSEYPTRIAASAKDFNPENYMDRKEARKMDRFVQFAVAAGSMALKDSGLEIGGNVDAERIGVSIGSGIGGLGTWEDQHNILLEKGPKRVSPFFIPMMIANMASGQMSIMFGAKGPNTTQVTACATGSHAIGDSMRLIQRGDADVMICGGAEATIRPTGLAGFCSMRAMSTRNDEPAKASRPFDTDRDGFVMGEGSGVLVLESLEHAEARGAKIYAEVIGYGLSGDAHHMTEPDPDGAARCMKMAIRDAGIEPSEIDYINAHGTSTPVGDRSETKAVKAALGDHAYKVAVSSTKSMTGHLLGAAGGVEAVICGLALNHGVIPPTINLDNQDPECDLDYVPNTPRQADLKVVMSNSFGFGGHNATIILKKFEA
- a CDS encoding beta-ketoacyl-ACP synthase III produces the protein MNLRPVGIVGTGMYVPEKVLTNADLEKMVETNDEWIVSRTGIRERHIAAPEQATSDMAYEAAVRALDKAGLAAEELDLIIVATITPDMAFPSTACILQEKLGAKKAAAFDLSAACSGFVYSLATAVNFIGSGMYGNALVIGADTLSRITDYTDRNTCVLFGDGAGAVVLAPVPEGRGFKSFDLGAEGAGGPLLNLEAGGSRLPASEDTVKNGKHFIYMNGREVFKFAVRVMSTATDEVLRKAGFSKEDIDLFVPHQANIRIIQSAMQRLNLPEEKCVINVDKYANTSAASIPLALVEAAEAGRIKEGDKVLLVGFGGGLTWGAATIVW
- the fapR gene encoding transcription factor FapR translates to MPKKARQQKLASIIEENPFVTDQELTRQLKVSIQTIRLDRMELGIPELRERLKLMAERSYDTVRSLSLDEVIGEVIDLQLDKSGISIFEIREEHVFSRTGIARGHHVFAQANSLAVAVINDEIALTSSADIRFVRSVHLGEKCIAKAYVRSGQENKAKAKVEVFTYVGEEMVFHGNFIIYRSATGERSERGALHADSH
- the rnc gene encoding ribonuclease III is translated as MNGDLKQLQHKLHIQFHDRLLLKQAFTHASYVNEHRFSQHADNERLEFLGDAVLELTVSEYLYRLFPDRPEGELTKLRAAIVCEPSLVKLAESLEFGQYVLLGKGEELTGGRTRPALLADVFESFVGALYLDQGLERVKVFLDQHVFPKLELGGGKMQITDYKTELQELTQHHNLGALEYRIVEERGPAHEREFVSEVFMEGRSLGRGTGRSKKEAEQQAAAVALRELSSIEQ
- the fabG gene encoding 3-oxoacyl-[acyl-carrier-protein] reductase, encoding MTKSLEGKSALVTGASRGIGRSIALALAEAGANVAVNYAGNEAAAAGVVSEIEAMGVKAFAVQGHVGDSKQFEEMVSRTLETFGSIDILVNNAGITRDNLIMRMKEEDFDKVIETNLKGVFNGVKAVTRPMMKQRSGRIINISSVVGSTGNPGQANYVAAKAGVIGLTKTAAQELASRGITVNCVSPGFIGTDMTDELPEEIRTKILGQIPLSRLGRPEEVARVVLFLASDDASYMTGQTLHVDGGMYM
- the rpmF gene encoding 50S ribosomal protein L32 — its product is MAVPQRRTSKTRRDKRRTHFKLAVPGMVKCEQCGELKLAHHVCKVCGTYKSREIIKA
- the plsX gene encoding phosphate acyltransferase PlsX, yielding MRIAIDAMGGDHAPASTVEGALAAANQWKDVEIILVGDQAVLEPLLKERPANLLIHHAGEVIESEDEPVKAVRRKKDASMVVAGRMVREGAAEAMISAGNTGALMTTGLLVVGRMEGIERPGLAPMLPTMDDKGVLALDLGANMDAKPEHLVQYALMGSIYRQKVHGMPSPRVGLLNVGTEEMKGNELTKAAYPLLKELPIHFVGNVESRDVLSGACDVLVCDGFAGNILLKALEGTAGALFSVLKQEFSKNLKTKLAAAVMMPSLRNLKDKMDYKEHGGAPLLGLSGLVIKGHGSSDAGAIKNAVRQARAALQSKLTESITKEITGRVIQG
- a CDS encoding YceD family protein gives rise to the protein MHFQFRKVASAEGPTKFHESLDVSDLIKGRKDVSSIAPLVSDLQLYAAGEDMVDVTGTLKTELHVACSRCLTPVARVIDIDFKERFIHGQEPEQEQDLDDNAIYVEDESVDLVPYLEESLMLNLPFAVVCKDDCKGLCPACGTNLNEHDCGCDTTAVDPRLAALKDFFK
- the acpP gene encoding acyl carrier protein, encoding MSDVFERVKRIVVDRLGADEAEVTLEASFKDDLGADSLDVVELVMELEDEFDLEISDEDAEKITTVGEVVNYIQSHT